From one Nocardioides yefusunii genomic stretch:
- the argH gene encoding argininosuccinate lyase, whose product MSANDGTTNEGKLWGARFAGGPSPELEALSRSTHFDWRLTPYDLAGSRAHANALHRAGLLSDHDHAELLRGLDVLGEKFAAGDLAPSVQDEDVHGALERLLIEEVGADVGGRLRAGRSRNDQVATLFKMFLRDHGRVITAQVLDLVDALTEQAAAHAGAIMPGRTHLQHAQPVLLSHHLLAHVWPLLRDVSRLADFDARVASDSPYGAGALAGSTLGLDPVGVATELGFTGSSANSIDGTAARDFVAEFAFVSSMIGVDVSRLAEEVILWSTKEFNFATLHDSWSTGSSIMPQKKNPDIAELARGKAGRLIGNLSGLLATLKALPLAYNRDLQEDKEPVFDSVDTLEVLLPAFTGMIATLKFNTARMEELAPQGFSLATDIAEWLVREGTPFRIAHEVAGTCVRVCEENGIELHELTDAQFAEINPALTPAVREVLTIQGSVSARTGRGGTAPVRVAEQLDEVRARVAELRSQIA is encoded by the coding sequence ATGAGCGCCAACGACGGCACCACCAACGAGGGCAAGCTCTGGGGCGCCCGCTTTGCCGGTGGCCCTTCGCCCGAGCTCGAGGCGCTCTCGCGCTCGACCCACTTCGACTGGCGCCTGACGCCCTACGACCTCGCCGGATCGCGTGCCCACGCCAACGCCCTGCACCGTGCCGGTCTGCTCTCTGACCACGACCACGCCGAGCTGCTGCGCGGCCTCGACGTGCTGGGGGAGAAGTTCGCCGCCGGTGATCTCGCTCCGTCGGTCCAGGACGAGGACGTCCACGGTGCGCTCGAGCGTCTGCTGATCGAAGAGGTCGGGGCTGACGTCGGTGGCCGGCTCCGCGCCGGCCGCTCGCGCAACGACCAGGTCGCGACCCTGTTCAAGATGTTCCTGCGCGACCACGGTCGCGTCATCACCGCCCAGGTCCTCGACCTCGTCGACGCCCTCACCGAGCAGGCTGCCGCCCACGCCGGCGCGATCATGCCCGGCCGTACGCACTTGCAGCACGCGCAGCCGGTCCTGCTCTCGCACCACCTGCTGGCCCACGTGTGGCCGCTGCTGCGTGACGTCTCCCGTCTGGCCGACTTCGACGCCCGCGTCGCCTCCGACTCCCCGTACGGTGCCGGAGCGCTGGCCGGTTCGACGCTGGGCCTCGACCCGGTCGGCGTTGCCACCGAGCTCGGCTTCACCGGTTCTTCGGCCAACTCGATCGACGGCACCGCTGCCCGTGACTTCGTCGCCGAGTTCGCGTTCGTCTCCTCGATGATCGGCGTCGACGTCTCGCGTCTGGCCGAGGAGGTCATCCTGTGGTCGACGAAGGAGTTCAACTTCGCGACGCTGCACGACTCGTGGTCGACCGGTTCGTCGATCATGCCGCAGAAGAAGAACCCCGACATCGCCGAGCTGGCTCGCGGCAAGGCCGGTCGTCTGATCGGCAACCTGTCCGGTCTGCTGGCCACGCTCAAGGCGCTGCCGCTGGCCTACAACCGCGACCTGCAGGAGGACAAGGAGCCGGTCTTCGACTCCGTCGACACTCTTGAGGTCCTGCTGCCCGCCTTCACCGGCATGATCGCGACGCTGAAGTTCAACACCGCTCGTATGGAGGAGCTCGCTCCCCAGGGCTTCTCACTCGCGACCGACATCGCCGAGTGGCTGGTGCGTGAGGGCACGCCGTTCCGTATCGCCCACGAGGTCGCGGGAACCTGTGTCCGGGTGTGCGAGGAGAACGGCATCGAACTGCACGAGCTGACCGACGCCCAGTTCGCCGAGATCAACCCGGCCCTGACTCCCGCCGTGCGCGAGGTCCTGACGATCCAGGGCTCGGTCAGCGCTCGCACCGGCCGCGGTGGCACTGCTCCGGTCCGCGTGGCCGAGCAGCTCGACGAGGTCCGCGCCCGCGTGGCCGAGCTGCGCTCGCAGATCGCCTGA
- the argG gene encoding argininosuccinate synthase, translated as MSKVLTSLPVGERVGIAFSGGLDTSVAVAWMRHNGAIPCTYTADIGQPDEPDIDGVPDRAKLYGAEIARAVDIKPQLVEEGLAAIACGAFHIRSGGRSYFNTTPLGRAVTGTQLVRAMMEDGVNIWGDGSTYKGNDIERFYRYGLMANPSLQIYKPWLDADFVNELGGRSEMSQFLLEHKLPYRDSVEKAYSTDANIWGATHEAKTLEHLDVSLETVEPIMGVKFWDPSVVIETEDVTVRFEAGRPVALNGKRFDDAVELVLEANRIGGRHGLGMSDQIENRIIEAKSRGIYEAPGMALLWITYERLVNAIHNEDTVAQYHNEGRKLGRLLYEGRWLDPQALMIRESIQRWIASLVTGEVTLRLRRGEDYTVLKTEGENFSYHPEKLSMERTENAAFGPLDRIGQLTMRNLDIADSRFKLEQYANQPLDQGQVLVENGTLFGELPVGGADVISANPDVADESDVENAGDSAAMEFGAD; from the coding sequence GTGAGCAAGGTCCTCACCTCCCTCCCCGTCGGCGAGCGCGTCGGCATCGCCTTCTCCGGCGGTCTCGACACCTCGGTCGCCGTGGCCTGGATGCGCCACAACGGTGCCATCCCGTGCACGTACACCGCCGACATCGGTCAGCCCGACGAGCCGGACATCGACGGCGTCCCGGACCGCGCGAAGCTGTACGGCGCCGAGATCGCCCGCGCGGTCGACATCAAGCCCCAGCTGGTCGAGGAGGGCCTGGCCGCGATCGCCTGCGGCGCCTTCCACATCCGCTCCGGTGGCCGTTCGTACTTCAACACCACGCCCCTGGGCCGTGCCGTCACCGGCACCCAGCTCGTGCGCGCCATGATGGAGGACGGCGTCAACATCTGGGGCGACGGCTCCACCTACAAGGGCAACGACATCGAGCGGTTCTACCGCTACGGCCTCATGGCCAACCCGTCGCTGCAGATCTACAAGCCGTGGCTCGACGCCGACTTCGTCAACGAGCTCGGTGGCCGCTCCGAGATGAGCCAGTTCCTCCTCGAGCACAAGCTGCCCTACCGCGACTCCGTCGAGAAGGCGTACTCCACCGACGCCAACATCTGGGGCGCCACCCACGAGGCCAAGACCCTCGAGCACCTCGACGTCTCCCTGGAGACCGTCGAGCCGATCATGGGCGTGAAGTTCTGGGACCCGTCGGTCGTCATCGAGACCGAGGACGTCACCGTCCGCTTCGAGGCCGGTCGTCCGGTCGCCCTCAACGGCAAGCGTTTCGATGACGCCGTCGAGCTGGTCCTGGAGGCCAACCGCATCGGTGGTCGCCACGGTCTCGGCATGTCCGACCAGATCGAGAACCGCATCATCGAGGCCAAGTCGCGTGGCATCTACGAGGCCCCGGGCATGGCGCTGCTGTGGATCACCTACGAGCGTCTCGTCAACGCGATCCACAACGAGGACACCGTCGCGCAGTACCACAACGAGGGCCGCAAGCTCGGTCGTCTGCTGTACGAGGGCCGTTGGCTGGACCCGCAGGCGCTGATGATCCGCGAGTCGATCCAGCGTTGGATCGCTTCCCTGGTCACCGGTGAGGTCACCCTGCGTCTGCGCCGCGGTGAGGACTACACCGTCCTCAAGACCGAGGGTGAGAACTTCTCCTACCACCCGGAGAAGCTCTCGATGGAGCGCACCGAGAACGCTGCCTTCGGTCCGCTGGACCGCATCGGCCAGCTCACCATGCGCAACCTCGACATCGCCGACTCGCGCTTCAAGCTCGAGCAGTACGCCAACCAGCCCCTCGACCAGGGCCAGGTCCTCGTCGAGAACGGCACCCTGTTCGGCGAGCTCCCGGTGGGTGGCGCCGACGTCATCAGCGCGAACCCCGACGTGGCCGACGAGTCCGACGTCGAGAACGCCGGTGACTCCGCCGCCATGGAGTTCGGCGCCGACTGA
- a CDS encoding arginine repressor codes for MSKVRPLTKGARHQRIVELVTQHEVRSQGELAALLADQGVAVTQATLSRDLVDLDAVKVRGASGQLVYAVPGEGGDRSPSAPRESGAALDRLSRLCGELLVSAEASANLVVLRTPPGAAQFLASALDKADLHAVLGTIAGDDTVMVISRDPLGGDALVARFLDLATPHRIPGSTPGGPTQQTSTHAHSSSTAKDAQ; via the coding sequence ATGAGCAAGGTCCGTCCGCTCACGAAGGGTGCGCGTCACCAGCGCATCGTCGAACTGGTGACGCAGCACGAAGTGCGTTCCCAGGGTGAGCTGGCGGCACTCCTGGCCGACCAGGGCGTCGCCGTCACCCAGGCCACGTTGAGCCGCGACCTCGTCGACCTCGACGCGGTCAAGGTGCGCGGTGCCTCGGGACAGCTCGTGTACGCGGTGCCGGGGGAGGGGGGAGACCGTTCTCCCTCTGCGCCGCGTGAGTCCGGTGCGGCCCTGGATCGTCTCTCCCGCCTGTGCGGTGAGCTCCTGGTCTCGGCCGAGGCGAGCGCCAACCTGGTGGTTCTCCGCACTCCTCCGGGAGCGGCGCAGTTCCTGGCCAGCGCCCTCGACAAGGCAGACCTGCACGCGGTGCTGGGCACGATCGCGGGGGACGACACCGTCATGGTGATCTCCCGTGACCCGCTCGGCGGCGACGCGCTCGTGGCCCGGTTCCTCGACCTGGCCACCCCCCATCGGATCCCCGGTTCCACGCCCGGCGGCCCCACCCAGCAGACTTCTACCCACGCCCACTCCAGCAGCACAGCAAAGGACGCACAGTGA
- the argF gene encoding ornithine carbamoyltransferase: protein MPRHLLADDDLTPAEQAEVLALAAELKADPYGPKPLDGPVTVAMIFDKPTLRTQTSFGAGIAELGGHAMLVDGAMAGIGKRESVADVARVLGRQAGQIVWRTYAQSALEEMAEFSGVPVINALTDDFHPCQLLADLLTISEHKGRLAGLTAVFLGDAACNMGNSWALAGATAGMNVVLSGPEGYQPEPAMIERARAIAATTGGSVTVEIDPTAAVAGADVVITDTWVSMGKEDEAAARLAELAPYQLNAELLAGAADDAIVMHCLPAYRGKEITAEVLDGPASVIWDEAENRRHAQKAVMTWLQARR, encoded by the coding sequence ATGCCCCGACACCTCCTTGCCGACGACGACCTCACCCCTGCCGAGCAGGCCGAGGTCCTGGCCCTGGCCGCCGAGCTCAAGGCCGACCCGTACGGCCCCAAGCCGCTCGACGGCCCGGTCACAGTCGCGATGATCTTCGACAAGCCGACCCTGCGCACGCAGACCTCCTTCGGTGCCGGCATCGCCGAGCTCGGTGGACACGCGATGCTGGTCGACGGCGCGATGGCCGGCATCGGCAAGCGTGAGTCCGTCGCCGACGTCGCCCGCGTGCTGGGCCGTCAGGCCGGACAGATCGTGTGGCGCACCTACGCCCAGTCCGCGCTCGAGGAGATGGCGGAGTTCTCCGGCGTCCCGGTGATCAACGCGCTCACCGACGACTTCCACCCCTGCCAGCTCCTGGCCGACCTGCTCACGATCTCCGAGCACAAGGGACGCCTCGCCGGCCTCACCGCCGTCTTCCTCGGCGACGCCGCCTGCAACATGGGCAACTCCTGGGCGCTGGCCGGAGCCACGGCAGGGATGAACGTCGTCCTGTCCGGCCCCGAGGGCTACCAGCCCGAGCCGGCCATGATCGAGCGGGCCCGCGCGATCGCCGCCACCACCGGTGGTTCGGTCACCGTCGAGATCGACCCCACGGCAGCCGTCGCCGGCGCCGACGTCGTCATCACCGACACCTGGGTCTCGATGGGCAAGGAGGACGAGGCCGCGGCCCGTCTCGCTGAGCTCGCGCCCTACCAGCTCAACGCCGAACTCCTGGCCGGTGCCGCCGACGACGCGATCGTCATGCACTGCCTGCCCGCCTACCGCGGCAAGGAGATCACCGCCGAGGTGCTCGACGGTCCCGCCAGCGTCATCTGGGACGAGGCGGAGAACCGCCGTCACGCCCAGAAGGCCGTCATGACGTGGCTGCAGGCACGACGATGA
- a CDS encoding acetylornithine transaminase has protein sequence MSALADTVADTAAWQDRYTGSVMNTFGVPQLVLARGEGSKVYDVEGREFLDLLGGIAVNALGHGHPALVAAVTRQVSELAHVSNFFATAPQVELASKLVELFGHDARVFFSNSGTEANEAALKVTRRTGRTKVVAMEHAFHGRTLGALSLTAKEAYRAPFEPLGGEVVWVPFGDVEALAAAVDENTAAVVLEPVQGEAGVNLAARDYLLKVREITTAAGALMWLDEIQTGIGRTGSWFAFQDSDLFDGDVVPDLVTLAKGLGGGVPIGATIAAGPAATLLVPGNHGTTFGGNPLATAAAGAVIATIESEGLLAHVKQVSKVLADGLAADARVTEVRAAGLLIGLDLVDGLDSAKVMQAALAAGYIVNAPTPSRIRLAPPLVLTTDEAEQFLADWPSVLDAAAGA, from the coding sequence GTGAGCGCCCTTGCTGACACCGTCGCCGACACCGCTGCCTGGCAGGACCGGTACACCGGCTCGGTCATGAACACGTTCGGAGTGCCGCAGCTGGTGCTGGCCCGTGGCGAGGGGTCGAAGGTCTACGACGTCGAGGGTCGTGAGTTCCTCGACCTCCTCGGCGGCATCGCCGTCAACGCCCTGGGCCACGGCCACCCCGCGCTGGTCGCCGCGGTGACCCGGCAGGTCTCCGAGCTCGCGCACGTCTCCAACTTCTTCGCCACCGCCCCGCAGGTCGAGCTGGCCTCGAAGCTGGTCGAGCTGTTCGGTCACGACGCCCGGGTCTTCTTCTCCAACTCCGGCACCGAGGCCAACGAGGCCGCGCTCAAGGTGACCCGTCGCACCGGCCGCACCAAGGTCGTCGCGATGGAGCACGCCTTCCACGGCCGTACCCTCGGCGCGCTGTCCCTGACGGCGAAGGAGGCCTACCGGGCTCCCTTCGAGCCGCTCGGTGGCGAGGTCGTGTGGGTTCCGTTCGGTGACGTCGAGGCTCTGGCCGCCGCGGTCGACGAGAACACCGCCGCGGTTGTCCTCGAGCCCGTCCAGGGCGAGGCCGGTGTCAACCTGGCTGCCCGCGACTACCTGCTCAAGGTCCGCGAGATCACCACCGCTGCCGGTGCCCTGATGTGGCTCGACGAGATCCAGACCGGCATCGGCCGCACGGGTTCGTGGTTCGCGTTCCAGGACTCCGACCTCTTCGACGGCGACGTCGTCCCGGACCTCGTCACCCTGGCCAAGGGCCTCGGCGGTGGTGTCCCGATCGGTGCGACCATCGCTGCCGGTCCGGCCGCGACGCTGCTGGTCCCCGGCAACCACGGCACGACGTTCGGCGGCAACCCGCTGGCGACCGCTGCGGCTGGTGCCGTGATCGCGACCATCGAGTCCGAGGGCCTGCTGGCTCACGTCAAGCAGGTCTCGAAGGTGCTCGCCGACGGTCTCGCCGCTGATGCCCGCGTCACCGAGGTCCGCGCCGCCGGTCTGCTGATCGGCCTCGACCTCGTCGACGGCCTCGACTCCGCGAAGGTGATGCAGGCGGCCCTGGCGGCCGGTTACATCGTCAACGCGCCGACCCCCTCGCGCATCCGCCTCGCCCCGCCGCTGGTTCTCACCACCGACGAGGCCGAGCAGTTCCTGGCCGACTGGCCCTCCGTCCTCGACGCAGCTGCAGGAGCCTGA
- the argB gene encoding acetylglutamate kinase: protein MSTRPDKKAAATLAAALPWLKKYHGQTIVVKYGGNAMTNDDLKVAFAEDIAFLRFAGFKPVVVHGGGPQINRMLDKLGIESEFRGGLRVTTPEAMDVVRMVLVGQVQRELVGLINSHGPLAVGLSGEDAGLFRAEPACVIVDGEEVDLGLVGEVAEVRPEAVLDLVEAGRIPVISSVAPDAEGQIHNVNADTAAAALATALGAEKLLVLTDVEGLYRDYGNSDDVIQEISPEALAEMLPTLDAGMVPKMRACYEAVTGGVARATVVDGREPHAVLLEIFTDEGVGTQVLPGVETKIRNAYASEESK, encoded by the coding sequence ATGAGCACCCGACCCGACAAGAAGGCCGCCGCAACCCTGGCTGCCGCCCTGCCGTGGCTGAAGAAGTACCACGGCCAGACGATCGTGGTGAAGTACGGCGGCAACGCCATGACCAACGACGACCTCAAGGTCGCCTTCGCCGAGGACATCGCGTTCCTGCGCTTCGCCGGCTTCAAGCCCGTCGTCGTTCACGGTGGTGGCCCGCAGATCAACCGGATGCTCGACAAGCTCGGCATCGAGTCCGAGTTCCGTGGGGGTCTGCGCGTGACCACGCCCGAGGCGATGGACGTCGTCCGGATGGTCCTGGTCGGTCAGGTCCAGCGCGAGCTGGTGGGCCTGATCAACTCCCACGGCCCGCTGGCCGTCGGCCTCTCGGGTGAGGACGCCGGTCTCTTCCGTGCCGAGCCCGCCTGCGTGATCGTCGACGGCGAGGAGGTCGACCTCGGCCTCGTCGGTGAGGTCGCCGAGGTGCGCCCCGAAGCCGTTCTCGACCTCGTTGAGGCCGGCCGTATCCCCGTCATCTCCTCGGTCGCTCCTGACGCCGAGGGCCAGATCCACAACGTCAACGCCGACACCGCTGCTGCTGCCCTGGCCACCGCGCTGGGTGCGGAGAAGCTGCTGGTGCTCACCGACGTCGAGGGTCTCTACCGCGACTACGGCAACTCCGACGACGTCATCCAGGAGATCTCGCCCGAGGCGCTGGCCGAGATGCTCCCCACCCTCGACGCCGGCATGGTCCCCAAGATGCGCGCCTGCTACGAGGCCGTCACCGGGGGAGTGGCCCGCGCCACCGTCGTCGACGGTCGCGAGCCGCACGCCGTGCTGCTCGAGATCTTCACCGACGAGGGTGTCGGCACCCAGGTGCTGCCCGGCGTCGAGACCAAGATCCGCAACGCCTACGCCTCGGAGGAGTCCAAGTGA
- the argJ gene encoding bifunctional glutamate N-acetyltransferase/amino-acid acetyltransferase ArgJ, which yields MSITAPAGFTAAGVAAGLKSTGAKDMALVVNNGPRFDSATVFTSNRCKANPVLWSQEVVKDGIVRAVVLNSGGANCYTGAEGFQTTHAVAEKVAEKVGIGAIDVVVCSTGLIGLANPRENMIAGVEALAAALTSDGGDDAASAIMTTDTVSKQAVVEGAGWSIGGMAKGAGMLAPALATMLVVITTDAVIDAADLDQALRAATRVSFDRLDSDGCQSTNDTVTVLASGASGITPPLADFTAALTQLCTDLATQLLKDAEGSEHDIAITVVNAVTEDDAVEVARSVARSNLFKAAVFGNDPNWGRVLASVGTTQAEFDPADLDVAMNGVWVCKNSTPHADPATVDLTPRDVSVTIDLKSGDARATVWTNDLTHAYVHENSAYSS from the coding sequence ATGAGCATCACCGCACCCGCCGGCTTCACCGCTGCCGGTGTCGCCGCCGGACTCAAGTCCACCGGCGCGAAGGACATGGCACTGGTCGTCAACAACGGCCCGCGCTTCGACTCCGCGACCGTCTTCACCTCCAACCGCTGCAAGGCCAACCCGGTCCTGTGGTCCCAGGAGGTCGTCAAGGACGGCATCGTCCGTGCGGTGGTGCTCAACTCGGGTGGCGCGAACTGCTACACCGGTGCCGAGGGCTTCCAGACCACCCACGCGGTGGCCGAGAAGGTCGCGGAGAAGGTCGGCATCGGAGCCATCGACGTCGTCGTGTGCTCCACCGGCCTGATCGGTCTCGCCAACCCGCGCGAGAACATGATCGCCGGCGTCGAGGCCCTGGCCGCTGCGCTCACCAGCGACGGTGGCGACGACGCAGCCTCCGCGATCATGACCACCGACACCGTCTCCAAGCAGGCCGTCGTCGAGGGCGCGGGCTGGTCCATCGGTGGCATGGCGAAGGGTGCGGGCATGCTCGCCCCGGCCCTGGCCACCATGCTCGTGGTCATCACCACCGACGCCGTGATCGACGCTGCTGATCTCGACCAGGCCCTGCGCGCCGCCACCCGGGTCTCCTTCGACCGTCTCGACTCCGACGGCTGCCAGTCGACCAACGACACCGTGACCGTCCTTGCCTCCGGCGCCTCGGGCATCACCCCGCCGCTGGCCGACTTCACCGCCGCCCTGACGCAGCTGTGCACCGACCTCGCGACCCAGCTGCTCAAGGATGCCGAGGGCTCCGAGCACGACATCGCGATCACGGTCGTCAATGCCGTCACCGAGGACGACGCCGTCGAGGTCGCCCGCTCGGTGGCGCGTTCCAACCTCTTCAAGGCCGCCGTCTTCGGCAACGACCCCAACTGGGGCCGCGTGCTCGCCTCCGTTGGCACCACCCAGGCCGAGTTCGACCCCGCTGACCTCGACGTCGCCATGAACGGGGTGTGGGTCTGCAAGAACTCCACTCCGCACGCCGACCCCGCGACGGTCGACCTGACCCCGCGCGACGTCAGCGTCACCATCGACCTCAAGTCCGGTGACGCCCGCGCGACGGTGTGGACCAACGACCTCACGCACGCCTACGTGCACGAGAACAGCGCCTACAGCTCCTGA
- a CDS encoding ACT domain-containing protein, with amino-acid sequence MTFSIKQYPEQIAVVRFGPGSEVPGWAESSSIFQVTATATHTTVVCAARNVPTKARHVRSFTAFSVLSEHTLEDAGVLVPLMATLAEADISVVPVSTFEEPWLLVPQNDAKKAAAAWTEQGHTVAPAKPA; translated from the coding sequence ATGACCTTCAGCATCAAGCAGTACCCCGAACAGATCGCCGTCGTCCGCTTCGGTCCCGGCTCCGAGGTTCCCGGCTGGGCCGAGTCCTCGTCGATCTTCCAGGTGACCGCGACCGCCACCCACACCACCGTGGTGTGCGCAGCCCGCAACGTCCCCACCAAGGCACGTCACGTGCGCTCCTTCACCGCCTTCTCGGTGCTGAGCGAGCACACCCTCGAGGACGCTGGCGTCCTCGTTCCCCTCATGGCCACCCTGGCCGAGGCCGACATCTCCGTGGTCCCGGTCAGCACCTTCGAGGAGCCGTGGCTCCTCGTCCCCCAGAACGACGCCAAGAAGGCCGCCGCAGCGTGGACCGAGCAGGGGCACACCGTTGCCCCGGCCAAGCCCGCCTGA
- the argC gene encoding N-acetyl-gamma-glutamyl-phosphate reductase codes for MHVSENKVKVAVAGASGYAGGEVLRLLLGHPGVEIGALTGGSNAGENFGRLQPHLLPLADRVLEPTTPEVLAGHDVVFLGLPHGASAAIAEALPADVVVIDCGADFRLLDAAVWEKFYGSAHAGSWPYGLPELPGQREQLAGATRIAVPGCYPTVSTLTIAPAVAAGLVEADVTIVAASGTSGAGKAAKTNLLGSEIMGNVSAYGVGGVHRHTPEIVQNLAKVTDEPVTVSFTPLLVPMPRGILATVSAPLKGDVTPAQARAVYAEAYADEQFVHLLPEGVWPQTKSVVGSNAVHVQVTVDVEARRLVAVGVVDNLAKGTAGAAVQCMNLALGLDESMGLTTVGLAP; via the coding sequence ATGCATGTGAGTGAGAACAAGGTCAAGGTTGCTGTTGCAGGTGCGTCCGGCTATGCCGGTGGCGAGGTCCTGCGCCTCCTGCTCGGGCACCCCGGCGTCGAGATCGGCGCCCTGACGGGTGGCTCCAACGCGGGCGAGAACTTCGGGCGCCTCCAGCCGCACCTGCTGCCCCTGGCTGACCGCGTCCTCGAGCCGACCACCCCTGAGGTCCTGGCTGGCCACGACGTCGTCTTCCTCGGCCTGCCGCACGGCGCGTCGGCCGCGATCGCCGAGGCTCTGCCCGCCGACGTCGTCGTCATCGACTGCGGTGCTGACTTCCGTCTCCTCGACGCCGCCGTGTGGGAGAAGTTCTACGGCTCCGCCCACGCCGGTTCCTGGCCCTACGGCCTGCCCGAGCTGCCCGGCCAGCGCGAGCAGCTCGCCGGCGCCACCCGGATCGCGGTCCCCGGCTGCTACCCGACCGTCTCCACCCTGACCATCGCCCCGGCCGTGGCCGCCGGTCTGGTCGAGGCCGACGTCACCATCGTCGCCGCCTCCGGCACCTCGGGTGCGGGCAAGGCAGCCAAGACCAACCTGCTCGGCTCCGAGATCATGGGCAACGTCAGCGCCTACGGCGTCGGCGGCGTGCACCGTCACACCCCCGAGATCGTCCAGAACCTCGCCAAGGTCACCGACGAGCCGGTCACCGTCTCCTTCACCCCGCTGCTGGTCCCGATGCCGCGCGGCATCCTCGCCACCGTCTCCGCCCCGCTCAAGGGCGACGTGACGCCTGCGCAGGCCCGTGCGGTCTACGCCGAGGCCTACGCCGACGAGCAGTTCGTGCACCTGCTGCCCGAGGGCGTCTGGCCCCAGACCAAGTCGGTCGTCGGTTCCAACGCCGTCCACGTCCAGGTGACCGTCGACGTCGAGGCCCGCCGTCTCGTCGCGGTCGGCGTCGTCGACAACCTCGCCAAGGGCACCGCCGGTGCCGCGGTGCAGTGCATGAACCTGGCCCTCGGTCTGGACGAGTCCATGGGTCTCACCACCGTCGGCCTGGCTCCCTGA